A portion of the Cellulophaga algicola DSM 14237 genome contains these proteins:
- a CDS encoding histone deacetylase family protein, with protein sequence MLKIACHPIYKHHLPDGHRFPMAKYDLLPQQLIYEGTCKKENFFEPEIPNDKYILAVHDAEYYYDLLNIKIDQKAARKIGFPLSEDLIERERIITGGTIKGCEFAIENGVAMNLAGGTHHAYSDHGEAFCMLNDQSIGARYLQAKKLAAQILIVDLDVHQGNGTAEIFQNDTSVFTFSMHGESNYPFRKEASDLDIALKKGTEDKEYLSLLKKTLPALITAVKPDFIFYLSGVDVLASDKLGTLALTLEGCKKRDEFVLKTCLDYKIPVQCSMGGGYSRDIKIIIEAHANTFRLAQELYF encoded by the coding sequence ATGCTTAAAATTGCTTGTCACCCTATATACAAACATCATTTGCCAGACGGACACCGGTTTCCTATGGCAAAGTATGATCTGTTGCCACAGCAATTAATCTATGAAGGCACCTGCAAAAAAGAAAATTTCTTTGAACCAGAAATCCCGAATGATAAATATATTTTAGCAGTTCATGATGCGGAGTATTATTATGATCTATTAAATATTAAAATTGACCAAAAAGCAGCACGCAAAATAGGTTTTCCGCTATCTGAAGATTTAATTGAACGCGAACGGATTATTACTGGTGGCACCATAAAAGGTTGTGAATTTGCAATAGAGAATGGTGTTGCGATGAATCTAGCCGGAGGAACACACCACGCCTATTCTGACCACGGAGAAGCATTTTGCATGCTAAATGATCAATCCATTGGAGCAAGATATTTACAGGCGAAAAAATTAGCTGCTCAAATATTGATTGTTGATTTAGATGTGCATCAAGGGAATGGTACTGCAGAAATTTTTCAAAACGATACTTCTGTATTTACTTTTTCTATGCATGGCGAAAGTAATTACCCATTTAGAAAGGAAGCATCAGATTTAGATATTGCACTCAAAAAGGGTACTGAAGATAAAGAATACTTATCACTTTTAAAAAAAACTCTCCCTGCTTTGATCACAGCAGTAAAACCTGATTTTATTTTCTATCTTTCAGGAGTTGATGTTTTAGCTAGTGATAAACTGGGCACTTTAGCACTGACTTTAGAAGGGTGTAAAAAGCGTGATGAGTTTGTATTAAAAACCTGTCTTGATTATAAAATACCGGTACAATGCAGTATGGGTGGCGGGTATTCTCGGGATATAAAAATCATTATAGAAGCACACGCTAATACGTTTAGACTTGCTCAAGAGCTATATTTCTAA
- a CDS encoding Tex family protein — translation MQLIPYLLKHTQLVEKNIVNTVELLDQDCTIPFISRYRKEKTGNLDEVQIGDIVKFKELFEALEKRKLAIIKSVDEQESLTSELKKKFQDAPDLTSLEDLYLPFKKKRNTKSEVAIKNGLEPLAKIIMAQNNDDIDYIATQYLNDAIPNEDEAIEGAQHIIAEWINERTDVRNQIRHQLEKFAQITTKVVGTKKDDEKAQKFRDYFDWSEALNRCPSHRLLAILRAENEKFIRVKIVIEDERTIEKVEDRIIKNRSSSSKYIKAAIEDAYKRLLYPSLSNETLKLAKEKADADAIDVFSKNLKQLLLGAPLGEKRILAIDPGFRSGCKVVCLSAQGDLVHNENIYPHAPQNDSTGAINKISSLVDEYKIEAIAIGNGTASRETEQLVKRIIFKNPIEVYVVSEAGASIYSASKIARDEFPNFDVTVRGSVSIGRRLADPLAELVKIDPKSIGVGQYQHDVDQSKLKSSLDTVVESCVNAVGVNINTASVPLLSYVSGIGPKLAENIVAYRNENGAFTSRTEIKKVPRLGGKAFEQGAAFLRIKDAKNPLDDSAVHPERYDLIKSMAKEKGISIKEIIGNKSILESINLNAYCSEDIGLPTLKDIVKELEKPGLDTREKAKVFTFDQHIKSITDLHEGLVLPGIVNNITNFGCFVDIGIKESGLIHISNLSDTFVKDVNEHVSLQQQITVKVMEVDVARKRIQLALQK, via the coding sequence ATGCAACTTATCCCCTACTTACTAAAGCACACTCAACTCGTAGAAAAAAATATAGTCAATACGGTAGAACTTTTAGATCAAGACTGTACTATTCCCTTCATATCTAGGTATCGAAAAGAAAAAACAGGAAATCTAGATGAAGTTCAGATTGGTGATATTGTAAAATTCAAAGAACTTTTTGAAGCGCTAGAGAAGAGAAAATTAGCCATCATTAAATCGGTTGATGAACAAGAGTCACTCACTTCTGAGCTTAAGAAAAAGTTTCAAGATGCTCCAGATCTTACTTCGCTAGAAGATTTATACCTGCCTTTTAAGAAAAAAAGAAATACAAAATCTGAAGTAGCTATTAAAAATGGCTTAGAGCCTTTGGCTAAAATCATCATGGCACAAAATAATGATGATATTGATTACATCGCAACGCAGTATTTGAATGATGCTATTCCCAATGAAGATGAAGCTATTGAAGGCGCTCAGCATATTATTGCAGAATGGATTAATGAACGTACTGATGTTAGAAATCAAATTCGTCATCAATTAGAGAAATTTGCACAAATAACCACCAAGGTTGTTGGCACCAAAAAAGACGATGAAAAAGCGCAAAAATTCCGTGATTATTTTGATTGGAGCGAGGCTTTAAACCGCTGCCCTTCCCATAGGTTACTTGCTATTTTACGTGCAGAGAACGAAAAATTTATCCGCGTAAAAATAGTCATTGAAGACGAGCGTACGATAGAAAAAGTGGAAGACCGAATTATAAAAAACAGAAGCTCTAGTTCAAAATATATAAAAGCAGCGATAGAAGATGCCTATAAGCGTCTTTTATATCCTTCTTTATCTAATGAAACACTCAAACTTGCTAAAGAAAAAGCAGACGCAGATGCTATAGATGTTTTTTCTAAAAACTTAAAACAATTATTGCTTGGTGCTCCGTTAGGGGAAAAACGTATTCTAGCTATAGATCCTGGTTTTAGAAGCGGTTGTAAAGTGGTTTGTCTAAGTGCACAAGGAGATTTAGTCCATAATGAGAATATCTACCCACATGCTCCACAAAATGATAGCACAGGCGCTATAAACAAAATAAGCAGTTTGGTAGATGAATATAAAATAGAAGCAATTGCTATTGGTAATGGTACGGCATCTAGAGAGACAGAACAATTGGTGAAACGCATTATTTTTAAGAACCCTATTGAAGTATATGTGGTGAGTGAAGCAGGAGCATCTATCTACTCCGCCTCAAAAATAGCACGAGACGAGTTCCCAAATTTTGATGTTACCGTTCGTGGCTCTGTTTCCATTGGAAGGCGACTAGCAGACCCTTTGGCTGAATTGGTGAAAATAGACCCAAAATCTATTGGTGTTGGCCAATACCAGCATGACGTAGATCAGTCTAAATTAAAATCTTCCTTAGATACCGTTGTAGAAAGTTGTGTAAATGCTGTTGGGGTAAATATTAATACGGCCAGTGTTCCTTTGCTGAGTTATGTTTCAGGGATTGGACCAAAATTAGCAGAAAACATTGTCGCCTATAGAAATGAAAATGGTGCGTTTACCAGCAGAACAGAAATTAAAAAAGTACCCCGTCTAGGTGGAAAAGCTTTTGAACAAGGTGCTGCATTTTTAAGAATTAAAGATGCTAAAAATCCGCTAGATGATTCTGCAGTGCACCCTGAACGTTATGATTTGATTAAAAGCATGGCGAAAGAAAAAGGTATTTCTATTAAAGAAATTATAGGAAATAAAAGTATCTTAGAAAGCATAAACCTAAATGCGTATTGTAGCGAAGATATTGGTTTGCCCACTTTAAAAGATATTGTAAAAGAACTGGAGAAGCCTGGTTTGGATACCCGCGAAAAAGCAAAAGTATTTACGTTTGACCAACATATAAAATCGATTACCGATTTACACGAAGGACTAGTACTTCCTGGTATTGTAAACAACATTACCAATTTTGGTTGCTTTGTAGATATCGGAATAAAAGAAAGTGGCCTGATTCATATTTCTAACCTCTCTGATACTTTTGTAAAAGATGTGAATGAACATGTAAGTTTACAACAACAAATAACTGTAAAAGTGATGGAAGTTGATGTGGCTCGTAAACGCATTCAACTCGCATTACAGAAATAA
- a CDS encoding ferritin, with product MLSKTIEDALNHQVKIEAESSQIYLAMACWAEVKGLEGVAGFMYDQSQEERDHMLKLVKFVNERGGHAQISELSAPNVTFNSFKEMFEKLFEHEVFVSNSINELVHISLQEKDYATHNFLQWYVAEQIEEEAMARTILDKINLIGDDKGGLYLFDRDIQQLTITSASIDTPQ from the coding sequence ATGTTATCAAAAACTATAGAAGACGCATTAAATCATCAAGTAAAAATAGAGGCTGAATCTTCTCAAATTTATTTAGCCATGGCTTGTTGGGCTGAAGTTAAAGGTCTTGAAGGAGTTGCTGGTTTTATGTATGATCAATCTCAAGAAGAAAGAGATCACATGCTAAAATTGGTAAAATTTGTCAACGAGCGTGGTGGGCATGCCCAAATTTCCGAATTAAGCGCTCCAAATGTAACCTTCAATTCTTTCAAAGAAATGTTCGAAAAATTATTTGAACACGAAGTTTTCGTTTCTAATAGCATTAATGAATTAGTACACATTAGCCTTCAAGAAAAAGACTATGCAACACATAATTTCTTACAATGGTATGTTGCAGAACAGATTGAAGAAGAAGCAATGGCACGCACTATTTTAGATAAAATAAATCTAATTGGGGACGATAAAGGCGGACTTTATCTATTTGACAGAGATATACAACAACTTACAATTACCTCTGCTTCAATAGATACCCCACAATAA
- the metG gene encoding methionine--tRNA ligase, with amino-acid sequence MSENQKNPSRYTITAALPYTNGPIHIGHLAGVYVPADIYSRYLRLIGKDVAFISGSDEHGVAISMKAKKEGITPKEVIDKYHAIIKKSFADFGITFDNYSRTSAEIHHETASEFFKTMYDQGDFIEETTEQLYDPEAKQFLADRFVVGTCPKCGYEEAYGDQCENCGSTLNATDLINPKSTISGAAPTVKETKHWFLPLDRHEAFLKEWILEGHKNDWKPNVYGQCKSWIDDGLKPRAVTRDLDWGIPVPVPGGEGKVLYVWFDAPIGYISSTKEWAAREGKDWEPYWKDENTKLVHFIGKDNIVFHCIIFPSILKAHGGYILPDNVPANEFLNLEGNKLSTSKNWAVWLHEYLEDFPNMQDVLRYTLTANAPETKDNDFTWKDFQARNNNELVAIFGNFINRVVVLSNKYYQGIIPTPAAFSDIDLETLAEVKKYPEIISSSIERYRFREAGQELMSLARLGNKYLADEEPWKVIKQDEERVKTIMFVALQIAEALAVLSEPFLPFTSTKLKNILHSDAQNSWNDIAKKDVLIPAGHQIGEAELLFSKVEDEAIQVQLDKLEATKKANENANKEVMPQKETITFEDFSKLDIRVGTIIEAEKMPKAKKLLVLKVDTGIDVRTIVSGIAESFTAEEIVGKKVTVLVNLAPRALRGVDSEGMILMTENEEGKLVFVNPDTEGVGNGETIN; translated from the coding sequence ATGTCCGAGAATCAGAAAAATCCTTCTAGATATACAATTACCGCAGCCTTACCTTATACCAATGGCCCAATACATATTGGACATTTGGCAGGAGTGTATGTTCCTGCAGATATTTATAGTAGATATTTACGCCTTATAGGTAAAGATGTTGCTTTTATATCTGGAAGTGATGAACATGGTGTTGCAATTTCCATGAAGGCAAAGAAAGAAGGTATTACCCCTAAAGAAGTGATTGATAAATACCATGCAATTATTAAAAAATCTTTCGCTGACTTCGGAATTACTTTTGACAATTATTCTAGAACATCAGCAGAAATACATCATGAAACCGCATCTGAGTTTTTTAAAACGATGTATGATCAAGGCGATTTCATTGAAGAAACAACAGAACAATTATATGATCCAGAAGCAAAACAATTTTTAGCAGACCGCTTTGTGGTAGGCACATGTCCTAAATGTGGATATGAGGAAGCTTATGGTGACCAATGTGAAAACTGCGGTTCTACGCTAAATGCAACCGATTTAATTAATCCTAAATCAACTATTTCCGGTGCTGCACCCACCGTAAAAGAAACCAAACACTGGTTTTTACCTTTAGATCGTCATGAAGCATTTTTAAAAGAATGGATCTTAGAGGGCCATAAAAATGATTGGAAACCAAATGTATACGGACAATGTAAATCTTGGATTGATGACGGACTTAAACCTAGAGCGGTAACACGCGATTTGGATTGGGGAATTCCTGTTCCCGTACCAGGCGGTGAAGGCAAAGTATTATATGTTTGGTTTGATGCTCCTATTGGCTATATTTCTTCTACCAAAGAATGGGCAGCCAGAGAAGGAAAAGATTGGGAACCGTATTGGAAAGATGAGAACACCAAATTGGTTCATTTTATCGGTAAAGACAATATTGTATTTCACTGTATTATTTTCCCAAGTATTTTAAAAGCACATGGTGGCTATATCTTACCAGATAACGTACCCGCTAACGAATTTTTAAATTTAGAAGGCAACAAATTATCTACCTCTAAAAATTGGGCAGTATGGTTGCATGAGTATTTAGAAGATTTCCCGAACATGCAAGACGTGTTGCGGTATACATTAACCGCAAATGCACCTGAAACAAAAGATAATGACTTTACCTGGAAAGATTTTCAAGCTAGGAACAACAATGAGTTGGTGGCTATTTTTGGGAATTTTATAAACCGTGTAGTGGTATTAAGTAATAAATACTACCAAGGTATTATTCCTACTCCTGCTGCTTTTTCTGATATTGATTTAGAAACTTTAGCAGAAGTTAAAAAATATCCTGAAATTATTTCTAGTTCTATTGAACGGTACCGTTTTAGAGAAGCTGGCCAAGAGTTAATGAGTTTAGCGCGTTTAGGTAATAAATATTTAGCTGATGAAGAGCCATGGAAAGTGATTAAGCAAGATGAAGAGCGTGTAAAAACAATTATGTTCGTTGCACTTCAAATTGCAGAAGCATTAGCTGTTTTAAGTGAGCCTTTCTTGCCATTTACCTCAACAAAATTGAAAAACATACTACATAGTGACGCTCAGAATAGTTGGAATGATATTGCTAAAAAAGACGTTCTAATTCCTGCAGGACATCAAATTGGTGAAGCAGAATTATTATTTTCAAAAGTAGAAGACGAAGCAATTCAAGTACAATTAGACAAATTAGAAGCTACTAAAAAAGCCAACGAAAACGCAAATAAAGAAGTTATGCCACAAAAAGAAACCATCACTTTTGAAGATTTTTCTAAATTAGACATTCGTGTAGGTACGATCATCGAAGCAGAAAAAATGCCAAAAGCTAAAAAGCTATTAGTTTTAAAAGTAGATACAGGTATTGATGTCCGCACTATTGTTTCTGGTATTGCAGAGAGCTTTACTGCAGAAGAAATTGTAGGCAAAAAAGTTACGGTATTGGTTAATCTTGCTCCCAGAGCATTACGTGGTGTAGATAGTGAAGGAATGATTTTAATGACCGAAAATGAAGAGGGTAAATTAGTTTTTGTTAATCCGGATACGGAAGGTGTAGGCAATGGCGAAACCATTAATTAA
- a CDS encoding DUF1501 domain-containing protein, with translation MCDTHNKTPHKGLEHEGHDLEHKAWSRRSFLQAMGLAGSGSILLGSNLVSASAPSPLANAIADTETDKIVILIRLAGGNDGLSTVIPIEQYDLYANARPNIYIPESKILRLTDDFGVPTYMKSLEPMWGEGQFKAVHGVGYGNQSLSHFTGDDIFSNTDLTTSGFSGERTGWMGRHFEEIYEDYLISPPASPAAIQIGQYGSLVFQGNETNYAFVTSNINQLEEIAETGEQYAIADPTNTIFGDCMYGDQLRFLRGVANTTYEYSGAIHEAHERGKDLQCVEYQDNSFAKQLEILARLIKGNLGTKVYMISMGGFDTHGNQPLVHERLMSNLSVAINDFYEDLKCTNQDDKVLSMTYSEFGRRIFENGSNGTDHGKAAPTLFFGSGLNGSAFVGEHPSLEDPNERGNLEYTMDFRDLYGTVLAEWLCVDRTLVEQHLLGHPYKAINLGFNCSGEVFEDIVYNDGEPIPPTPLDPRPEDPVAEAPTPELLDAIIHKPYYPTDKTPHIYLEMPFTAHVDIQLYNIMGQNVGTVYNEIMTQGSLEINIRERMSNFIASGKYIYRIRVQNKKMSKSVMVA, from the coding sequence ATGTGTGATACTCATAATAAAACTCCCCATAAAGGACTAGAGCATGAAGGTCATGATCTAGAGCATAAAGCTTGGAGCAGACGTTCATTTTTACAAGCTATGGGATTAGCTGGTTCTGGTTCTATCTTACTAGGAAGTAATCTTGTAAGTGCCTCGGCTCCTTCGCCATTAGCCAATGCTATAGCCGACACGGAGACTGATAAAATTGTAATTTTAATACGATTGGCTGGTGGTAACGATGGTTTAAGTACTGTTATTCCCATAGAGCAATATGATTTGTATGCTAATGCAAGACCAAATATATATATTCCCGAAAGTAAAATTTTACGTTTAACAGATGATTTTGGTGTACCTACTTACATGAAGTCCTTAGAACCTATGTGGGGAGAAGGCCAGTTTAAAGCGGTACATGGTGTAGGCTACGGAAACCAAAGTTTATCTCATTTTACCGGAGATGATATTTTTTCTAATACCGATTTAACCACTTCTGGATTTTCAGGTGAACGTACGGGTTGGATGGGAAGACATTTTGAAGAAATTTATGAAGATTATTTAATAAGTCCCCCTGCATCTCCTGCTGCCATTCAGATTGGACAATATGGTAGTTTAGTTTTTCAAGGTAATGAGACAAACTATGCTTTTGTAACCAGCAATATAAATCAGTTAGAAGAAATTGCAGAAACAGGAGAACAATATGCTATAGCAGATCCTACGAACACCATTTTTGGTGATTGTATGTATGGAGATCAATTGCGTTTTTTAAGAGGTGTTGCCAATACTACCTATGAATATTCAGGTGCTATTCACGAAGCACACGAACGTGGAAAAGATTTACAATGCGTAGAATACCAAGACAATAGTTTTGCCAAACAATTAGAGATATTAGCACGATTAATCAAAGGAAATTTAGGCACGAAAGTATACATGATCTCCATGGGTGGTTTTGACACACACGGAAATCAGCCTTTAGTTCATGAACGTCTAATGTCTAATTTATCTGTAGCTATTAATGATTTTTACGAAGATTTAAAGTGTACCAATCAAGATGATAAAGTTTTGAGTATGACCTACTCAGAATTTGGTAGACGTATTTTTGAAAATGGTTCTAATGGTACAGATCATGGTAAGGCAGCTCCAACCTTATTCTTTGGTTCTGGTTTAAATGGTAGTGCTTTTGTTGGTGAACACCCTTCATTAGAAGATCCTAACGAAAGAGGTAACTTAGAGTACACCATGGACTTTAGAGATCTATACGGTACTGTTCTGGCAGAATGGCTGTGTGTAGATAGAACATTGGTAGAACAACACTTATTAGGACACCCTTACAAAGCCATTAATTTAGGCTTTAACTGTAGTGGCGAAGTTTTTGAAGATATTGTCTATAATGATGGAGAACCAATACCACCAACGCCACTTGATCCGAGACCTGAAGATCCTGTTGCAGAAGCTCCTACCCCAGAATTATTAGACGCTATTATACATAAACCATATTATCCAACAGATAAAACACCACACATCTATTTAGAGATGCCATTTACTGCCCACGTAGATATTCAATTATATAATATTATGGGACAAAATGTAGGTACCGTTTACAATGAAATTATGACCCAAGGTTCTTTAGAAATTAATATACGTGAGCGTATGAGTAATTTCATTGCCTCCGGAAAATACATCTACAGAATTAGAGTGCAAAATAAAAAAATGAGCAAATCCGTAATGGTTGCTTAA
- a CDS encoding DUF1800 domain-containing protein → MEYFINCNTSPLTPYTTPLDKQRAEHFYRRIGLSASVATIESAVGQTAESLVNSIINEAIAKPASAAPVWADWTRADYPEDSETRSPIVNAQYEEWRLTYTTAILSNNLRDRLSFFWSNHFVTELRKYDAPTYLYHYTNCLQRNSIGNFRTFTSEIGIDNAMLYYLDGVYNNGNNPNENYGRELYELFTLGEGNNYTEDDIIETARALTGYVDRPDIGWSPVNFDPTKFDDTPKTIFGQTANFDYDGVIDNLFTQRPNEISYFICKKLYEFFVHPDSTDDAGNAEAIILGMATTFRANDFEIAPVLSQLFKSQHFFDDEAIGVIIKSPFDLYLNLLNETGFAYTDSIIANMYSTSKLLGQEVFNQPGVEGWYRNRQWINNNFMIGRWLSCEMFLELFYTANTEQFFDLANSLVPNAATVNNPDDITNALLEKFFPKGIADDQLQNALDVFRDASLEQYYAPDGDGSWTIYNYADSAKQQLYFLLLHIIRQPEFQLK, encoded by the coding sequence ATGGAATACTTTATAAATTGTAATACCTCCCCGCTTACTCCTTACACAACGCCATTGGATAAGCAAAGAGCAGAACATTTTTACCGAAGAATAGGCCTTAGTGCCTCTGTAGCAACTATTGAAAGTGCAGTAGGACAAACAGCAGAATCTTTAGTAAATAGCATTATTAATGAAGCTATTGCTAAGCCTGCAAGTGCCGCTCCCGTTTGGGCAGATTGGACACGAGCAGATTATCCAGAAGATAGTGAAACCCGTAGTCCTATTGTTAATGCACAGTATGAGGAATGGCGATTAACGTATACTACTGCTATTTTATCTAATAATTTAAGAGATCGATTAAGCTTTTTTTGGAGCAATCATTTTGTTACCGAATTAAGAAAATACGATGCTCCTACCTATTTATACCATTACACCAACTGTTTACAACGTAATTCTATTGGTAACTTTAGAACATTTACAAGTGAAATTGGAATTGATAATGCCATGTTGTATTATTTAGATGGTGTGTATAATAATGGAAACAACCCTAATGAAAATTATGGTCGTGAACTTTATGAGTTATTTACCTTAGGAGAAGGCAATAACTATACGGAAGATGATATTATAGAAACAGCCCGTGCACTTACGGGTTACGTAGATAGACCTGATATAGGATGGTCTCCAGTAAATTTTGATCCTACAAAATTTGATGATACTCCCAAAACGATATTTGGACAGACGGCTAACTTTGATTATGATGGTGTCATAGACAACCTATTTACACAGCGACCAAATGAAATAAGTTACTTTATCTGTAAAAAATTGTATGAGTTTTTTGTACATCCAGATTCTACAGACGATGCTGGAAATGCAGAAGCTATTATATTAGGAATGGCGACCACTTTTAGAGCTAATGACTTTGAAATTGCTCCGGTACTATCACAGTTATTTAAAAGTCAGCACTTTTTTGATGATGAAGCCATTGGTGTAATTATCAAAAGCCCTTTTGATCTATACTTAAACTTATTAAACGAAACTGGTTTTGCTTATACGGATAGTATTATAGCGAACATGTATAGTACCAGCAAGCTATTAGGACAAGAGGTTTTTAACCAACCAGGCGTAGAAGGTTGGTATAGAAATAGACAATGGATAAATAACAACTTCATGATTGGCCGTTGGCTATCTTGTGAAATGTTTTTAGAGCTGTTTTATACCGCTAACACAGAGCAGTTTTTTGATTTAGCAAATTCACTGGTGCCAAATGCAGCCACAGTAAATAATCCAGATGATATTACAAATGCTCTTTTAGAAAAATTTTTCCCAAAAGGTATTGCAGATGATCAATTACAAAATGCGTTGGATGTATTTAGAGATGCATCACTAGAACAGTATTATGCTCCTGATGGAGATGGAAGCTGGACGATTTACAACTACGCAGACTCCGCAAAACAACAATTGTACTTTTTATTACTCCACATCATTAGACAACCAGAATTTCAATTAAAATAA
- a CDS encoding YraN family protein: MADHNDFGKLGEQYAINYLKKRGYEIREKNYRYLKAEVDIIAQLKDTLVIVEVKSRSSGFIADLSDLIHQKKINLLVAAAHQYVTVNNLDVEVRFDIITIIKLKEGFKINHIEDAFYHF, translated from the coding sequence ATGGCAGATCATAATGATTTTGGAAAATTAGGAGAGCAATATGCGATAAATTACCTAAAAAAAAGGGGGTATGAGATTCGTGAAAAAAACTACCGGTATTTAAAAGCTGAAGTTGATATTATTGCTCAGTTAAAAGATACATTGGTAATTGTAGAGGTTAAATCAAGAAGTTCAGGTTTTATTGCGGATTTATCAGATTTAATACATCAAAAAAAAATTAATCTTCTTGTAGCTGCAGCACATCAATATGTGACTGTAAATAATCTAGATGTTGAGGTTCGTTTTGATATTATAACAATTATAAAATTAAAAGAAGGCTTCAAAATCAACCACATAGAGGATGCTTTTTATCATTTCTAA
- a CDS encoding aspartate kinase gives MKTISSVVEHYIKKKPFLQSALAQGIINLTSLSRIVKPEIEAELGKDIRNGAIVMALKRLSDDLEFRATHKIIKVLKNIGEITVRSSLTDFTFLLSDSLLENQRLLLKEVNKDKDVFYTSSRGVNESNIVVSNSLDKTVETLFEGERCTQKAENLSSITVKLPSENVTVPGIYYFIFQRLAWEGIVLYEVISTTNEFTILVDDEHVDIAFKTIKDLKTL, from the coding sequence ATGAAAACAATATCGTCTGTCGTAGAACATTACATTAAGAAAAAGCCTTTTTTACAAAGCGCATTAGCACAGGGAATTATTAATCTTACATCTCTGTCTAGAATTGTTAAACCAGAAATCGAAGCCGAGCTAGGCAAAGACATTCGCAATGGTGCAATTGTAATGGCATTAAAAAGATTATCTGATGATTTAGAGTTTAGGGCGACTCACAAAATTATTAAAGTGCTTAAAAATATTGGAGAGATTACTGTACGTTCTTCATTAACAGATTTTACTTTTTTACTTTCTGATAGTCTTTTAGAAAATCAACGCCTGTTATTAAAAGAAGTAAATAAAGACAAAGATGTTTTTTATACCTCTTCTAGAGGCGTAAATGAGTCTAACATTGTAGTAAGCAACAGCTTAGATAAAACTGTTGAGACATTATTTGAAGGGGAGCGTTGCACTCAAAAAGCAGAAAATTTATCTTCTATTACCGTTAAATTACCTTCGGAAAATGTAACAGTACCTGGGATCTATTATTTTATATTTCAGCGTTTAGCATGGGAAGGTATTGTACTTTATGAAGTTATTTCTACAACCAACGAGTTCACCATCTTAGTAGATGATGAACATGTAGATATAGCTTTTAAAACTATTAAAGATTTAAAAACACTTTAA